The following DNA comes from Kitasatospora sp. NBC_01287.
GCTGGGCGATCCACGCCGGGCCGCCGACTGGATCGACCACTTCGAGCGGGAACTCGCCGAGCACCCCTGGCGCGAGGTGCTCGCACGGTGGTGGCCCCGGCTGCTGCCCGGCCTGTACGGCGGCTCGACGCACCCGGTGATCCGGGTGGGCCACGCCACGCGCACCCTGCTGAGCGGGGAGAGCACCGGACCCCGGCTGGCCGAACTCGCCCACGGCCTCGGCTACTGGGCCGCCCGCCACCGCACCGTCGCGGACCTGGCCGCGCTGCCGGGCGCCGACAGCGCCGCCGCCGCCCTCGACGCGGCACCGCCGATCGCGGGGCGGGACGGCGGCTTCGCCGACCGGCTCGGCCAGGTCAGAGGTCTGCCGGTGTGGGCGGCCGGGGTAACGGACCCGGGCGAGGCGCAGCGCCGCCTCACCGAGCTGGTGCGGGCGGCCACCCACCGCTACGCCACCCACGGCCACGGCGAGGAGACGATGCTGGTCCACGCGGCCACCGCCCCCAACGCCGTCCTGCGCACCCTGCCCGCGCTGCCGCGGGCCCTGTGGGTGCCGAGCCTGCGGGCCGCCTGGACGGCCTCCGCGGCGGTGACCGCGATGTACGCGCCCGACGCCCCGGTCGCCTACCTCCCGCCGGGCGCGGTCACCCCCGAGGAGGTCTTCGAACGGGCCCTGGCGCACGGTGACGAACACGTCATCAAGCTGACCGACACCGCCCTGGACGTCGGCGACGAGCCGGCCCTGGCGGCGGCGCTGCGCTCCATCGAGCTGAGCGAGCCGCTGCGCTAGGTGGGGTTGTCCGGATGCGCGGCCGAAAGGCGGGCCGCGGTAGCGGCGCCCGACGGGTGGGCCGGGCGCCGCTGCCGCTCACCTTCAGGCCGGTGAGGTGACCGAGCCGCCGAGGTGCCGGGCGAGGAACCGGACCGCGCTGTCGGCCTCGAACCTGGGGAAGTCGAAGTGCTTGCCCGCGTTGGCGTGCAAGGTCTTCTCCGTCGAGCCGAAGGCGTCGAACAGCGCGAGGCCGGCCTCGCGCGGGATGAGCTCGTCGTCCCATTGCAGGTCGAACTCGATCGGAACGGTGATCCGCCTCGCCGCTTCGAGCAGGGCATCGGGCCACATCAGGCCGAGGACCGCGGCGGTGATCCTGGGCTCGACCGCCACCAGCGGCACCCCGATCGCGGTGCCCAGGGCGATGCCGAAGTAGCCCACCGGCCCATCGGCGCCGATCTCCGGAAGCTGCTGGAGGGCGTCCAGGGTCGCCTGCCACTCGGGTACGGCGAGCTCCGCCAGCCGGGCGTTGTAACGGACGACGATCGGTCCTGCCGGCTCGCCCGCCGCCTGCGCCGCGCGAAGCTCGGCGATCTCCCGCTCGTCCTGCGCGGTGCGCGGCCGGTCTCCGTGACCGGGCGCGTCGATGACGGCGACGTGGAAGCCGCCGTCGGCCACCAGGCGCTGTGCCCGGCCCGCCATCGCGGGGTGCTTCTTGTGGGCACCGCCGCCGTGGCCCATCAGGACCAGGGGCGCGCGCTCGGCCGAGTCGGAGGCCGGCGACCAGAGAACGCCGGGGACGTCGCCCACGGTGAAGTCGCGCTCGACCGTGCCGTTCGACGACGACTCGGCGGTGAACTGCAGAGAATGCATGGGTGTTGCCTTTCGGGAGTGCCTGGTTGTCGAGGCGCTCCCGGCGACACCTACGTCAATCGCCCGACCGTGACGGCAAGGGGGAGCACCCACATCGATACAGCGTTCATGGGTCTCACCTCCTCGGACGGCGTCGCGGTCGAGTGCAAGCTACCAGCCCGATCAGCCGGCCCGCCAACCTTTTCCCCGCCGTGTGATCACGGCGCCGGACAGGCCCCGGCCGGCGGTCGGCGCCCACCCGCTCGGGCGGGCGGGCGCCGGTACCGCTCACCTCAGGCCCCCGGTCAGGCCGACGGGGCGACCACGCCGGTGAGGTGCCGGGCGAAGAACCGGACCGCGCTGTCGGCCTCGAACCGGGGCAGCTCCTTGTGCCGGCCCGAGTTCACGTGCAACGACTTCTCCGTCGAGGCGAAGGCGTCGAACAGTGCCAGGCCCTCCTCGCGCGAGATGTGCTCGTCGTCCCACTGCATGTCGTACTCGATCGGGACGGTGATCCGCTTCGCCCGCTCGGCCAGGACATCGGGCCAGTGCTGGCCGAAGACGGCGGCGGTGATCCTGGGTTCGTCCGCCACGAACGGCACGCCGATCGCGGTGCCCATGTTGATGCCCCAGAAGCCGACCGGCCCGTCGGCGCCGATCTCCGGGAGCTCCTGGAGGGCGTCCAGCAGCGCCCGGTACTCGGGGACCGCGAGCCGCGCCAGGTGCTCGTTGTACCGCACGACGACGGGGCCTTCCGGCTCACCCGCCGCCCGCGCCCGGAACAACTCGGCGACCTCCGCCTCGTCGTGCGCGGTGCGCGGCCGCTCGCCGTGACCGGGGGCGTCGATGACGGCGACGTGGAAGCCGGCGCCGGCCACCAGGCGCTGGGCGCGGCCGGACATCGCCGGGTGCTTCTTGTGGTTGCCGCCGCCGTGGGCCATCAGGACCAGCGGCGCGCGCCCGGCCGCGTCGGAGGCCGGCGACCAGAGCACGCCGGGGACCTCGCCGGAGGCGGTGGGAGAGGGGAGGGTGAAGGACCGCTCGATGACGCCGTTGGCCGACGTCTCAGAAATGAAGTACATGTGCGTTCAAGCCTTTCGGGATGCCTTCGCGGGCACTCCCTAGGCCCTGCGGGGGAGGGAGGCCCGACTCGTCACAACGTTGATCGGTCTCACCTCCTCGATGCGCAGCAGCACTTGACGACGCGTAAGCTAGCACGACCGCGCTCCCGCCAGGGCATGTTTTTCCGGCGATCTTCAGCAGGTACGCGTCGGCGAAGGCGGAGGTGTACCAGCGGACGCCCCACTCGTCCTCCTCGCGGGGACGGCGGTTCCCTCGCGCCGGGGATCCGGTCCCTTCCTGGGGCTGGTCACAGCCGTCCACCCCGCAGCGAGGATCGAGCCATGACCTTCAAGGCCTCGCATCCCCACCCGCCCGTCGGCGCCACCGAACGGCCGGTCCCCGACTGGGCGTTCGGTGGCGGCCCGGGCGATCCCCCTCCTGCTGCTCCCGTGGTGCCTGTGGCGGCTGCCCTTCGCGTTCGGCTTCCAGATGGGGCTGCTGCCGAACTCGCCCCAGCCCTGGCACTGGTGGCACATCGGCTACGTCTTCGGCCTCACCCCGCCCTCCTACGCCAACGGCTGGTGGGCGGCCCTGGCGGCGGCCGGCATCGCGCCGGGCATGCTCTGGGGGCCCGCGGTGCTGACCCTGACCCACGCGTACTACGTTCGGCGCTGCCGGCGGTAGAGCCGGACGGGAGGGCCCCCTTCGGGCCCGATGAACACGGTCTTCCTCCCCCTGGTGCGCTGACCGGCGCAGCACCGCAGGGCACCGGCTCCACGCCGGGAACACAGAGCCGACACGACGTCAATTCTGTTTGATAAGGACGAGTTGACGCCACCAGTCCTACAGTCGCTCCGTCGCCTCAGACCGAACGGGGGTACCGGCCATGGCAGACGGCTTCGAGGTGGACCTGGGCGCGCTCAAGGACGCGGCGACCGGCGTCGACGACACCCTGGCGCAGGTGGGTCAGCAGAGCGTCACGGACATCCCGCACGACGCCGGGAAGATCGGCCACGGCCATCTGGCCGACGTCCTCTCGGACTTCCTCAGCCGGTGGAAACGCGGAGTGGACAACCTCGCGAAGGACGGCAAGGAGGTCGTCGACCGCCTGACGGCCAGCAACAACGCCTACGTCAAGGCGGATCAGGACGCCCAGCAGCACATCGTCACGGCGGCGAACGGCGACATCCAGGGCAGCGGCCCGGATCCCGGAGTGCAGTGATGACCGCCGAACTCGGCAGCACCAACGACCCGAAGGCGCTCATCCCCGGGGAGCCGGCCGCCATCTACCAGACGGAGACCGAACTCCGGGCCTACGGAGACTCGTTGCACCAGGCGGGAGCCGGCCTGCAGCGGATCGACACGGCGGACGGCTGGCGGGGCAAGGCCGGGGACGCCTTCCGGCACGCCTTTCACGGGCAACCCACCAAGTGGCTGCAGGCCGGTGACGCCTTCCACAGCGCCGCCGACGCGCTGAACGGTTACGTCTCGACCCTGGAGTGGGCGCAGGGCCAAGCCGCCACCGCGATCGGCCAGTGGAACTCCGGTGACAAGAAGGGCGCCGGCGACGCCCTCGACAAGGCCCGCGGCCAGCTCGACTCGGCGGGCAACACCGCTGCCACCGCGATCGGCAAGGCACGCGACCTCGCACCGCCCAAGCCCGGCTTCTGGTCCAGGGTCGGCGACGACATCGGTGGGTTCTTCTCCGATGTCGGCCACGCCATCGAGGGCGCCGGCGAGGACGCGGCCACCGCGATCCTCTCGGTGGGCAACGCGATGGTCCACGACCCGGGCTCGGTGCTCGAAACGGCCGGCGGCCTCGGACTGGCACTGCTCGGCGCGGGCGGCGAGGTGGGCGGCTTCGCCCTGGACATCACCGGCGTCGGAGCCTTCCTGGGCGTGCCGGCCGGTGTGGTGTCGGCCGGTGCCATCTCGGGCGGCCTCGGCTTCGCCTGGGCCGGGATGAACAACATCATGCACGACGCGGCCGGCCAGGACCGGGTCAACATGAGCTCCGACGGCGGTGGCGGGGGTGGCGGCGGAGACAGCACCGAGCCCCTGAGCAACCGGCTCCGGCCGCCGCAGGAGGGCGACACCAACTACGTCGTCGACAACCCGAACGACCTCTCCGATACGATCACCGACATCGACCGGGTCCAGGACGGCAGGCTCTGGGAGGAGAAGACGGCGACCGGGCAGGATCCACGGATGGACCCGCAGAAGTGGGTCGACAAGAACGTCGTCAAGAAGCTCGATTCGTACGTGCGAGCCCGCCCGTACATGCCGGGGTACGAGGACGCCCCGATGGGGCTGGACTTCACCGAACCGGGAGCCACCCCGCAGTTCAAGGCGACCGTCGAGCAGGCCGTCAACGACTGGAAGGCCGCCCATCCGGGCGTGGACGTCGAAGTGCAGTGGGCCGATTGAGCCGCGCACGGTCAACAGTGAGGTGAGCAGCGTGAGTTGCACGTTCCAGGTCCAGGACGAGGTCGTCTGGGACGCGTCGAACACCGTCGCGCGGCTCTACACCGCCCAGGTCGAGGCCGTGGCCGGCACCCTCGGTCTGGCGTCCGGGATCGGCGAGATCGTCGAGGACGAGTGCGAGATCGACCCCCCGACCCTGGAGGGCTTCCTCGGCGAGCTGCTGCGCCAGTACCACCGGGCGACCCACCCGATCCTGCGCTCGCTGACCGTCGGCGTCATCGCCACCTCGCTGGTGCTGCTCGACCGGGTGGGCGGCCGGCTCCCCGCCACCGACCCGGACCAGCTCGGCGCCTGGACCCAGCTGCGCGACGAGCACGCCCGCTCGATGCCCCGCTGAGCCCAGGCGTCACACCCGGATCCGCTCACCCGGCACGACACCCGGGCCACACGCCTACCCCGACACACCGCGACAGCACGGACGGCCGGCACCGAGACCAACCGACTGACCGTCGGCCACTGCCTGCGGATTCGGGTCAGCCGGCGCCGAACTCCCCGTCCTTCACGCCGGCCACGAAGGCGGCGAAGCCTTCTGCGGTGAAGACGAGGGCGGGGCCGCCGGGGTCCTTGGAGTCGCGGACGGGGACGAGGGCGGGGAAGCCGGGGGCCACCTCGACGCACTCGCCGCCGTTTCCGCTGTGCCGTGACTTGATCCAGCGGGCATCGGTCAGATCGATGTTCATTGAAGGTCCTTCCGGGCTGCGTGGATCCTGGCCAGGGAGGCGCCTTTGGACAGCGACTCCACTAGGAGGTGATCGTAGTCCCTCTCCCAAGCTGACACGATGTCACGGCTGCGCTCAAGGTAGCCCCGCAACTGCGATTCGGAGTAGCCGACAACTGAGCGGTCGGGCATGATCAGCAGCGTTACCGGGAGCAGGAACGGGCGGTGCTCCGCGAGGCTGAGCGGGGCGATCTGGAACGTGACGTTCGGGTGGCTCGCCAGCTCTTCGATGTGGTCCAGTTGGTCGAGCATCACCGCTCGCCCGCCGATCGGGCGCATCAGGCAGCTCTCATCCATGACCGCGTGGACGATAGGTGGGACCTTCTGCTCGAACAGCCGTCGCTGCCGGGTGGCGAGGAAGGCGATTCGTTCGTCCGCCTGAGCTTGGGTGATGCTGCCCCGCTGTACGGCCGCCGTTTCGATTGCCGCAGCGTACGCCGGAGTCTGAAAGATGCCTGGAACAACTGCGAGTTGGAACGTCCGCAGCTTCCGGCAGCGCCCCTCGCACTCTGCGAACTCCTCGAAGCCCTCCAGCAGCGCCGCGCGCGTGCACCGGCGCCAAAGCTCGTAGAAGGCCTCGCCTGAGTCGAACACCTCATCGGCTTTAACGGCGAAGTTCTTTGTTGGAGGACGCTTCCCTCGTTCGACGTACGAAACCAGCGTGTTGGAGAAGCCCATGCGCCTGCCGGTCTGCACTTGGGACCAGCCTCGACCTCGCCGTGACCTGCGGAACTCGGTGGCGAAGCGCGTCTGCGGAGATGACGGAAAGTCAGTTTCGATGGCTTCCAAGACTGTTCGAACCTTTCACGTGCAGGGTTTGTCAAGGTTCAACCCCTGGCGAGCCTATCCCCACATGCCGATCCTTGTAATCAGTTCACTACGGAGAGGAACGGTCATGAGTAAGCGCAACACGCCCCCGCCCACGCTCTACACCCCCCAGCCGAACGAACTCGTCCGCGACGAGAAGCACGGCCTCACCGGTCACTACATGGGCCCCGGCTACGCCAAGCACCCCACCGTCTACCTGCGCCCGCCCGGCGGCGGCTGCGAGTGGGAGACCCCGGCCAGCGAGATCCAACCCCTCACCCCCGCACCCGACTTGCGGCCCGCCCACACCCCGCGATGAGCACCCCCTGGCCCGCCCCCACCGGGCCCGTCCCGCTGCCGCCCCGCCACCAGTGGCGCTTCGGCTGGTGCGCCTGCTGCGACCGCCAGACCCTGATCGCCCCGGGCCCCCTGATCGCCACCGACACCGGTCAAGTCACCCTCCCTTACTGCGTGGACGGCTTCGAACGCGCCACCCGCTACGTCCACCGCGCCCGCCTGCGCGCCGCCCGCCACGGCGGCCCACCCTGAGCCGGACCGAACCGAGGAACCCACCGCCATGACCACCACCCCCGACCCCGCTCACACCCCTGCCCCGAAACCACCGCCGACCTGCGCACCCTCGGCCGCCGGCTCGACCGCCAAGTCACCACCGGCACCGCCCCCACCCCCGCCGAACTCGACGCCACCCTCACCGCGATGCACGCCCTCCACACCCGCATCACCGCGACCGACCCGCACCGCGGCCCCCGTCGCGGCGACCTGTCCGGGCAGGGCTGACTCCCGCCGTGATCATTCGAGCCGGGTCGCTTCTGGGCCGCTCGCTCGGCATACCTGGATCGGTAGCTCCAGGTATGAGTACCCTGGGGTACCAATGGAAGGTGGATGCTGTGACCCCGACTGACCTGACTCGAGCGCGGGCAACCGCACCGCTGAAGGTGGATGCGGCTGTCGACGAGCTGATCTCCGATGGCGCGCACTTTCTCGGCATGACGAAGAAGGACCTGGTCGCGGAGGCGGTGCGTACCTATCTGGAACTCCGTCGGGAAGAGGTCCGGGCGAGCATGATGGAGAAAATGCGCAAGCTCGACGGCAGTCTGGCCTCAAGCGTCTCGCTGCTCACCGGGCTCTCGCCTGAGCGGATCGAGGAACTCGGCGGGACCGGCGGGGACGACTG
Coding sequences within:
- a CDS encoding questin oxidase family protein; this translates as MDTTGTLDEALQRLHRSGPERFGRLTNHAPMAVEALAAHGQASAVHRWLELYTRKLEEFPGRVEPVTDANWPAALGDPRRAADWIDHFERELAEHPWREVLARWWPRLLPGLYGGSTHPVIRVGHATRTLLSGESTGPRLAELAHGLGYWAARHRTVADLAALPGADSAAAALDAAPPIAGRDGGFADRLGQVRGLPVWAAGVTDPGEAQRRLTELVRAATHRYATHGHGEETMLVHAATAPNAVLRTLPALPRALWVPSLRAAWTASAAVTAMYAPDAPVAYLPPGAVTPEEVFERALAHGDEHVIKLTDTALDVGDEPALAAALRSIELSEPLR
- a CDS encoding alpha/beta hydrolase produces the protein MHSLQFTAESSSNGTVERDFTVGDVPGVLWSPASDSAERAPLVLMGHGGGAHKKHPAMAGRAQRLVADGGFHVAVIDAPGHGDRPRTAQDEREIAELRAAQAAGEPAGPIVVRYNARLAELAVPEWQATLDALQQLPEIGADGPVGYFGIALGTAIGVPLVAVEPRITAAVLGLMWPDALLEAARRITVPIEFDLQWDDELIPREAGLALFDAFGSTEKTLHANAGKHFDFPRFEADSAVRFLARHLGGSVTSPA
- a CDS encoding alpha/beta hydrolase yields the protein MYFISETSANGVIERSFTLPSPTASGEVPGVLWSPASDAAGRAPLVLMAHGGGNHKKHPAMSGRAQRLVAGAGFHVAVIDAPGHGERPRTAHDEAEVAELFRARAAGEPEGPVVVRYNEHLARLAVPEYRALLDALQELPEIGADGPVGFWGINMGTAIGVPFVADEPRITAAVFGQHWPDVLAERAKRITVPIEYDMQWDDEHISREEGLALFDAFASTEKSLHVNSGRHKELPRFEADSAVRFFARHLTGVVAPSA
- a CDS encoding WXG100 family type VII secretion target, which produces MTAELGSTNDPKALIPGEPAAIYQTETELRAYGDSLHQAGAGLQRIDTADGWRGKAGDAFRHAFHGQPTKWLQAGDAFHSAADALNGYVSTLEWAQGQAATAIGQWNSGDKKGAGDALDKARGQLDSAGNTAATAIGKARDLAPPKPGFWSRVGDDIGGFFSDVGHAIEGAGEDAATAILSVGNAMVHDPGSVLETAGGLGLALLGAGGEVGGFALDITGVGAFLGVPAGVVSAGAISGGLGFAWAGMNNIMHDAAGQDRVNMSSDGGGGGGGGDSTEPLSNRLRPPQEGDTNYVVDNPNDLSDTITDIDRVQDGRLWEEKTATGQDPRMDPQKWVDKNVVKKLDSYVRARPYMPGYEDAPMGLDFTEPGATPQFKATVEQAVNDWKAAHPGVDVEVQWAD
- a CDS encoding DUF6086 family protein codes for the protein MSCTFQVQDEVVWDASNTVARLYTAQVEAVAGTLGLASGIGEIVEDECEIDPPTLEGFLGELLRQYHRATHPILRSLTVGVIATSLVLLDRVGGRLPATDPDQLGAWTQLRDEHARSMPR
- a CDS encoding DUF397 domain-containing protein, with amino-acid sequence MNIDLTDARWIKSRHSGNGGECVEVAPGFPALVPVRDSKDPGGPALVFTAEGFAAFVAGVKDGEFGAG
- a CDS encoding DUF5753 domain-containing protein — its product is MEAIETDFPSSPQTRFATEFRRSRRGRGWSQVQTGRRMGFSNTLVSYVERGKRPPTKNFAVKADEVFDSGEAFYELWRRCTRAALLEGFEEFAECEGRCRKLRTFQLAVVPGIFQTPAYAAAIETAAVQRGSITQAQADERIAFLATRQRRLFEQKVPPIVHAVMDESCLMRPIGGRAVMLDQLDHIEELASHPNVTFQIAPLSLAEHRPFLLPVTLLIMPDRSVVGYSESQLRGYLERSRDIVSAWERDYDHLLVESLSKGASLARIHAARKDLQ